In one window of Pseudooceanicola aestuarii DNA:
- the trpB gene encoding tryptophan synthase subunit beta translates to MADDLFNSFMNGPDEKGRFGEFGGRFVSETLMPLILDLEAQYEHAKTDPAFWAEMDDLWTHYVGRPSPLYFASRLTEHLGGAKVYLKRDELNHTGAHKINNVLGQIILARRMGKTRIIAETGAGQHGVATATVCAKFGLKCVVYMGAHDVERQKPNVFRMKLLGAEVVPVTSGRGTLKDAMNDALRDWVTNVRETFYCIGTVAGPHPYPAMVRDFQAIIGKEVREQLQAQEGAGRLPDTLVAAIGGGSNAMGLFYPFLDDKSVNIIGVEAGGKGVDLKMEHCASLTGGRPGVLHGNRTYLLQDEDGQILEGHSISAGLDYPGIGPEHSWLHDVGRAQYVSITDKEALEAFQICCALEGIIPALEPSHALAHVMKIAPELPADHIIVMNMCGRGDKDIFAVADHLGTDLN, encoded by the coding sequence TACGAACATGCCAAGACCGACCCGGCCTTCTGGGCGGAGATGGACGACCTGTGGACCCACTACGTGGGCCGGCCAAGCCCACTGTATTTCGCCTCGCGGCTGACCGAACATCTGGGCGGCGCCAAAGTCTACCTCAAGCGGGACGAGCTGAACCACACCGGCGCGCACAAGATCAACAACGTGCTGGGCCAGATCATCCTGGCCCGCCGCATGGGCAAGACCCGGATCATCGCCGAAACCGGCGCCGGACAGCACGGGGTGGCCACCGCAACGGTCTGCGCCAAGTTCGGGCTGAAATGCGTCGTCTACATGGGCGCCCATGACGTGGAGCGGCAGAAGCCCAACGTGTTCCGCATGAAGCTGCTGGGCGCAGAGGTCGTGCCCGTCACCTCGGGGCGGGGGACGCTGAAGGACGCGATGAACGACGCACTGCGTGATTGGGTGACCAACGTGCGGGAGACGTTCTACTGCATCGGCACCGTGGCCGGGCCACATCCCTATCCGGCGATGGTACGCGATTTCCAGGCGATCATCGGCAAGGAAGTGCGCGAACAATTGCAGGCCCAGGAAGGCGCCGGGCGCCTGCCGGACACGCTGGTCGCGGCCATCGGCGGCGGGTCCAATGCCATGGGGCTGTTCTATCCGTTTCTGGACGACAAGTCTGTCAACATCATCGGGGTGGAGGCCGGCGGCAAGGGGGTCGACCTGAAGATGGAGCATTGCGCTTCTCTCACCGGGGGACGTCCGGGAGTGCTGCACGGTAACCGGACCTACCTGCTTCAGGACGAGGACGGCCAGATCCTGGAGGGACATTCGATTTCCGCCGGACTGGATTACCCGGGTATCGGTCCGGAACATTCCTGGCTGCACGATGTGGGCCGCGCGCAATATGTCTCCATCACCGACAAGGAGGCGCTGGAGGCGTTCCAGATCTGCTGTGCGCTGGAAGGGATCATCCCTGCTTTGGAACCCTCTCATGCTCTTGCCCATGTGATGAAGATCGCGCCGGAACTGCCCGCCGACCATATCATCGTGATGAACATGTGCGGACGAGGCGACAAGGACATCTTTGCCGTGGCCGATCACCTGGGCACCGATCTGAACTGA
- the pth gene encoding aminoacyl-tRNA hydrolase yields MQLFVGLGNPGPKYAQNRHNIGFMALDRIAEDHGFGPWKSKFQGEISEGRLGGLRVILLKPATFMNLSGQSVGEAMRFFKLEPEDVTVFHDELDLAPGKCKVKWNGGHAGHNGLRSIHQHIGTEYHRVRLGIGHPGHKDRVAGYVLSDFAKADQVWLDDLLRGIGDGADALAAGENANFLNAVGLRVNPPRSSTGTARPATDPKPAAAPAPAEDARSPLEKLRDRFRG; encoded by the coding sequence ATGCAGCTTTTCGTGGGGCTGGGAAATCCCGGTCCGAAATACGCGCAGAACCGTCATAATATCGGGTTCATGGCACTGGATCGCATCGCCGAAGATCACGGCTTCGGCCCGTGGAAGTCCAAGTTCCAGGGAGAGATCAGCGAGGGGCGCCTGGGCGGGCTGCGGGTCATCCTGCTGAAGCCCGCGACCTTCATGAACCTGTCCGGCCAATCGGTGGGAGAGGCCATGCGCTTCTTCAAGCTGGAGCCGGAGGACGTGACCGTCTTTCACGATGAACTCGACCTGGCGCCGGGCAAGTGCAAGGTAAAGTGGAATGGCGGCCATGCCGGGCACAACGGCCTGCGCTCGATCCATCAGCATATCGGCACGGAATATCACCGCGTCCGGCTGGGCATCGGCCACCCCGGCCACAAGGACAGGGTGGCGGGCTATGTCCTGTCGGATTTCGCCAAGGCCGATCAGGTCTGGCTGGACGACCTGTTGCGCGGCATTGGCGACGGTGCGGATGCGCTGGCAGCCGGGGAAAACGCGAACTTTCTGAACGCCGTGGGTCTGCGGGTCAACCCGCCCCGGTCCTCCACCGGGACGGCGCGCCCGGCGACGGATCCGAAGCCTGCCGCCGCCCCCGCGCCGGCGGAGGACGCCCGGTCCCCCCTTGAAAAATTGCGCGACCGGTTCCGCGGCTGA
- a CDS encoding 50S ribosomal protein L25/general stress protein Ctc: MAGEIPDLVAEERAGTGKGAARAARRAGMVPGVVYGGGVDPLSIQLPFNDLLTRLRKGRFMATLYNLKVEGHEDVRVICRGIQRDVVKDLPTHIDLMRLRRTSKVNLHIPVEFINEAAAPGLKRGGVLTVVRPDVELVVTAGDIPEKIVVDLTGLEIGDTLTISSVTLPEGTKPTIDRDFVIANVQAPSGLASQTDDDEPAETEVTEQKADTAE; the protein is encoded by the coding sequence ATGGCTGGAGAAATTCCTGATCTCGTGGCCGAGGAACGCGCGGGGACCGGCAAGGGCGCCGCTCGCGCAGCACGTCGTGCTGGCATGGTTCCCGGTGTTGTCTATGGCGGCGGTGTCGACCCCCTGTCCATTCAACTGCCCTTCAACGACCTGCTGACCCGCCTGCGCAAGGGCCGGTTCATGGCGACCCTCTACAACCTGAAGGTCGAAGGTCACGAAGATGTCCGCGTGATCTGCCGTGGCATTCAGCGCGACGTGGTCAAGGATCTGCCGACCCATATCGACCTGATGCGCCTGCGCCGCACGTCCAAGGTGAACCTGCACATTCCCGTGGAGTTCATCAACGAAGCGGCCGCCCCCGGCCTGAAGCGTGGCGGCGTCCTGACCGTCGTGCGTCCCGACGTCGAACTGGTCGTCACGGCCGGTGACATCCCGGAGAAGATCGTCGTCGATCTGACCGGGCTGGAGATCGGCGACACGCTGACGATCTCTTCCGTCACCCTGCCCGAAGGCACCAAGCCGACGATCGACCGCGATTTCGTGATCGCCAACGTGCAGGCCCCGTCCGGCCTGGCCTCGCAAACCGACGATGACGAACCGGCAGAGACCGAAGTCACCGAGCAGAAGGCCGACACAGCCGAGTGA
- a CDS encoding Hsp70 family protein, with protein MPAPRLAVDFGTSNSAAAVLVDGRPQRLPIEAGAETLPTAVFFPADGGAMQIGQAAARALIAGDEGRYMRALKSVLGTPLFHEKRPLGGRRRTLAEIVTAFLAALRARAEAETGRRYTSVLSGRPVRFHSAAADAARDAVAQADLEGCYHAAGFTDVAFLAEPEAAALASTGTAGETGLIVDIGGGTSDFTLFRRHDTGIDVVGSHGVRLGGTDFDRAVSLAFAMPQLGLGGQLRRVLGEGLLPVPRPIYNDLASWAMIPFLYTRETERMAEDLAAHALEPEKMARLVEVIRDQLGHDLAFAVERGKIAANGAARDAAVDMSMIVRGLSVPLSLGGVNDALAGYRETLRHALLETLFATGTAPDAVNHVVLVGGSSLMRMVEEEARAACPAARISRSEAFTAVVDGLALATVQPAQH; from the coding sequence ATGCCCGCCCCCCGCCTTGCCGTCGATTTCGGAACCTCCAATTCCGCCGCCGCCGTTCTGGTGGATGGCCGTCCGCAGCGTCTGCCGATCGAGGCAGGCGCCGAAACCCTGCCCACCGCCGTGTTCTTTCCAGCGGATGGCGGCGCGATGCAGATCGGTCAGGCCGCCGCGCGCGCCCTGATCGCGGGTGACGAAGGGCGCTACATGCGGGCGCTGAAATCGGTGCTGGGCACGCCGCTGTTTCACGAAAAACGCCCCCTTGGCGGGCGGCGGCGTACCCTGGCCGAGATCGTCACCGCTTTCCTCGCCGCGCTGCGCGCCCGGGCGGAGGCGGAGACGGGCAGGCGCTATACCTCTGTCTTGTCGGGACGGCCGGTCCGGTTTCATTCCGCCGCCGCCGATGCCGCCCGCGACGCCGTCGCGCAGGCGGATCTGGAAGGGTGCTACCACGCCGCCGGCTTTACCGACGTGGCGTTCCTGGCCGAACCGGAGGCCGCCGCCCTGGCCAGTACCGGCACCGCCGGAGAGACGGGGCTGATCGTCGATATCGGCGGCGGGACGTCGGATTTCACGCTGTTCCGGCGCCATGACACGGGGATCGACGTGGTGGGCAGCCATGGTGTGCGGCTGGGCGGCACGGATTTCGACCGGGCCGTTTCCCTCGCCTTTGCCATGCCCCAGCTGGGGCTGGGCGGGCAGCTGCGCCGTGTGCTGGGCGAGGGGCTGCTGCCGGTGCCGCGCCCGATCTACAATGACCTGGCCAGCTGGGCGATGATTCCATTCCTCTACACCCGCGAGACGGAACGGATGGCCGAAGATCTGGCCGCCCATGCGCTGGAGCCGGAGAAGATGGCCCGCCTGGTCGAGGTCATCCGCGATCAGCTGGGCCATGACCTGGCTTTTGCGGTGGAACGCGGCAAGATCGCGGCCAACGGCGCGGCGCGGGATGCGGCGGTGGACATGTCGATGATCGTGCGCGGGCTGTCCGTTCCGCTCAGCCTGGGCGGGGTGAACGACGCGCTGGCAGGCTACCGCGAGACGCTGCGCCATGCCCTGCTGGAGACGCTGTTTGCCACCGGCACCGCGCCCGATGCGGTAAATCACGTCGTTCTGGTCGGCGGCTCCAGCCTGATGAGGATGGTGGAGGAAGAGGCCCGCGCCGCCTGTCCCGCCGCCCGCATCAGCCGGTCCGAGGCCTTTACCGCCGTGGTCGACGGCCTGGCCCTGGCTACGGTGCAGCCGGCGCAGCACTGA
- a CDS encoding acetoacetate--CoA ligase, which yields MADENPILWTPSKDRAEASTMAEFQRWLRAERGLDFADYDALWHWSVTDLAGFWTALIEFRDLPVTGWREVLPEARMPGADWFPGATTNFALPILRHAAAHPDDTALILWSETFGRQRLGWGELADRVGAVQAALKARGVTRGDRVVAILPNTPEALIAMLACVSLGAIWSICSPDMGHVAILDRFRQIAPKVLIAQHAYVHGGKRHDRTALIEDIANALPGLEQRIGVATGTPLPAGWTDWATLIARPQPPEPEMLPFSHPVWVVYSSGTTGNPKPIVHGHGGILLEGAKQAIHMDLTATDRFCWMTSSGWIMWNGQWTALAQGATVALFDGAPNHPDLLELWRMVAEERLTYFGAGAAFYMGCEKAGVRPGATLDLSALRSLGSTGSPLSPEGYDWIYGEVKSDVWLAPISGGTDLAGAFVLGNPMMPVRAGEMQCRALGNAVRAYDPDGREVIGEVGELVCTEPLPAMPLYLWGDDDGSRLHESYFDTYPGIWRHGDWIEFTATGGSIIYGRSDATINRRGLRLGSSEIYRAVEGLDEVLDSLVVDLEFLGRDSFMALFVVLREGGTLDEAMRDRIGGAIRASVSARFLPDDIVQMAEVPRTLSGKKLEVPVKKLLLGGDPEKVVNRDSMANPASFDAYMDYARERQAALA from the coding sequence ATGGCAGACGAAAATCCGATCCTCTGGACCCCGTCCAAGGACCGCGCAGAGGCCAGCACCATGGCCGAATTCCAGCGCTGGCTGCGGGCGGAGCGGGGGCTGGACTTCGCCGATTACGACGCGTTGTGGCATTGGTCGGTGACCGATCTGGCCGGGTTCTGGACCGCGCTGATCGAGTTTCGCGACCTGCCCGTCACCGGCTGGCGCGAGGTTCTGCCCGAGGCCCGGATGCCCGGCGCCGACTGGTTTCCCGGCGCCACCACCAATTTCGCCCTGCCCATCCTGCGCCACGCCGCCGCGCATCCCGATGACACCGCGCTGATCCTGTGGTCGGAGACCTTTGGCCGCCAGCGCCTTGGTTGGGGGGAATTGGCCGACCGGGTCGGCGCGGTGCAGGCGGCGCTGAAGGCGCGTGGTGTGACACGGGGCGACCGGGTGGTGGCCATCCTTCCCAACACGCCCGAGGCGCTGATCGCCATGCTGGCCTGTGTCAGCCTGGGGGCGATCTGGTCGATCTGCTCCCCCGACATGGGGCATGTGGCGATCCTGGACCGGTTCCGCCAGATCGCGCCAAAGGTGCTGATCGCGCAACATGCCTATGTCCACGGCGGCAAACGTCACGACCGCACCGCCCTGATCGAGGACATCGCCAACGCCCTGCCCGGGCTGGAGCAGCGGATCGGCGTGGCCACCGGCACCCCTCTGCCCGCGGGATGGACCGACTGGGCGACGCTGATCGCCCGACCACAGCCGCCGGAACCCGAGATGCTGCCGTTCTCGCATCCGGTCTGGGTGGTCTATTCCTCCGGCACCACGGGCAATCCCAAACCCATCGTGCATGGTCATGGCGGCATTCTGCTGGAGGGGGCGAAACAGGCGATCCACATGGACCTGACGGCAACGGATCGGTTCTGCTGGATGACCTCATCGGGATGGATCATGTGGAACGGGCAGTGGACCGCGCTGGCGCAGGGCGCCACGGTCGCGCTGTTCGACGGCGCCCCGAACCATCCCGACCTGCTGGAGCTGTGGCGCATGGTGGCCGAGGAACGGCTGACCTATTTCGGCGCGGGCGCCGCATTCTACATGGGCTGCGAGAAGGCCGGTGTGCGGCCGGGGGCCACGCTGGACCTGTCGGCGCTGCGCTCTCTCGGCTCCACCGGATCGCCGCTGTCGCCCGAAGGCTATGACTGGATCTACGGCGAGGTGAAATCCGACGTCTGGCTGGCGCCCATTTCCGGCGGGACGGACCTGGCAGGGGCCTTTGTCCTGGGCAATCCGATGATGCCGGTGCGCGCGGGCGAAATGCAATGTCGCGCCCTGGGCAATGCCGTGCGGGCCTATGATCCTGACGGGCGGGAGGTCATCGGCGAGGTCGGCGAACTGGTCTGCACCGAACCCCTTCCCGCCATGCCGCTGTACCTGTGGGGGGACGACGACGGATCACGCCTGCACGAAAGCTATTTCGACACCTATCCCGGCATCTGGCGCCACGGCGACTGGATCGAATTCACCGCTACCGGCGGGTCGATCATCTATGGCCGATCCGATGCCACGATCAACCGGCGCGGGCTGCGCCTTGGCTCCTCCGAGATCTACCGCGCGGTGGAGGGGCTGGACGAGGTTCTGGACAGTCTGGTCGTCGACCTGGAATTCCTGGGCCGCGACAGTTTCATGGCGCTGTTTGTCGTGCTGCGCGAGGGGGGCACGCTGGACGAGGCGATGCGCGACCGGATCGGGGGCGCGATCCGGGCCTCCGTCTCCGCCCGGTTCCTGCCCGATGACATCGTGCAGATGGCCGAGGTTCCACGCACCCTGTCGGGCAAGAAACTGGAAGTGCCGGTGAAGAAATTGTTGCTGGGTGGCGATCCCGAAAAAGTGGTGAATCGCGACAGCATGGCCAACCCCGCCAGTTTCGACGCCTACATGGATTACGCCCGCGAACGTCAGGCCGCCCTGGCCTGA
- a CDS encoding alpha-hydroxy acid oxidase, with product MPPITCIDDLKRLHRRRTPRMFYDYCESGSWTEQTFRENTSDFQDIRLRQRVAVNMENRSLASRMIDQPVAMPVALAPVGLTGMQRADGEIKAARAAEAFGVPFTLSTMSVCSIEDVAERTRKPFWFQLYTMRDEDFLRRLIQRAKDAKCSALVITLDLQILGQRHKDLKNGLSTPPKLTPAVIADLMTKWRWGIEMLQTPRRQFGNIVGHVQGISDTSSLGKWTVEQFDPRLDWTKIAKIKEMWGGPVILKGILDPEDAVMAAKVGADAIVVSNHGGRQQDGAISSIRALDPILQAVGDRIEVHFDGGIRSGQDVLKAVAMGARGTYIGRAFVHGLGANGEDGVRSALEVIRNELDIAMALTGKRDIAAVDRDCILVPEGFSGRWQA from the coding sequence ATGCCCCCGATCACCTGTATCGACGATCTCAAACGTCTGCACCGGCGCCGCACGCCCAGGATGTTCTACGATTATTGCGAAAGCGGCTCCTGGACCGAGCAGACCTTTCGCGAGAACACCTCGGATTTTCAGGACATCCGCCTGCGGCAGCGCGTTGCTGTCAACATGGAGAACCGGAGCCTGGCCAGCCGGATGATCGACCAGCCCGTCGCGATGCCCGTGGCCCTTGCCCCCGTCGGGTTGACCGGGATGCAACGCGCCGATGGCGAGATCAAGGCCGCCCGCGCGGCGGAGGCGTTCGGCGTGCCCTTCACGCTGTCCACCATGTCCGTCTGCTCCATCGAGGATGTCGCCGAGCGCACGCGCAAACCCTTCTGGTTCCAGCTATATACCATGCGCGACGAGGATTTCCTGCGCCGCCTGATCCAGCGGGCCAAGGACGCGAAATGCTCCGCCCTGGTGATCACGCTGGACCTTCAGATCCTGGGCCAGCGGCACAAGGATCTGAAAAACGGGCTGTCCACCCCGCCGAAACTGACCCCCGCGGTGATCGCCGATCTGATGACCAAGTGGCGGTGGGGGATCGAGATGCTGCAAACTCCGCGCCGCCAGTTCGGCAATATCGTCGGCCATGTCCAGGGGATCAGCGACACCTCCAGCCTCGGCAAATGGACGGTGGAACAATTCGACCCCCGGCTTGACTGGACCAAGATCGCGAAGATCAAGGAGATGTGGGGCGGCCCGGTGATCCTGAAAGGCATCCTGGATCCGGAGGATGCGGTAATGGCGGCCAAGGTTGGCGCCGATGCCATCGTGGTGTCGAACCACGGCGGGCGGCAGCAGGATGGGGCGATTTCCTCCATCCGGGCGCTGGACCCGATCCTGCAAGCGGTGGGCGACCGGATCGAAGTGCATTTCGACGGCGGCATCCGGTCCGGCCAGGACGTGCTGAAGGCCGTGGCGATGGGCGCGCGCGGCACCTATATCGGCCGCGCCTTCGTGCATGGGCTGGGCGCCAATGGCGAGGACGGCGTGCGCAGCGCGCTGGAGGTCATCCGCAACGAGTTGGATATCGCCATGGCGCTGACCGGCAAGCGCGACATCGCAGCGGTCGATCGCGACTGCATCCTGGTGCCGGAGGGCTTCTCCGGCCGCTGGCAGGCCTGA
- a CDS encoding GNAT family N-acetyltransferase: protein MGEARPIGDSVGTWQVPPRPTDAILEGRYARLEPMRAESHAARLFRAYEGADWVWDYLPYGPFASAAQYHRWMRQMEGQPDPAFYAIRNSETGHWGGVASYLRIAPEAGSIEVGHINMAPEMQRSRAATEAIFLMMQWAFEAGYRRFEWKCDALNAPSRRAAQRLGLSYEGVFRQAAVVKGRNRDTAWFAAIDKEWPALKEAFGAWLAPSNFDALGRQQERLSDLTRLVRIHSDPEQDPPARAR from the coding sequence ATGGGCGAAGCGCGACCGATCGGAGACAGTGTCGGCACCTGGCAGGTGCCGCCGCGCCCCACGGATGCCATCCTTGAGGGGCGGTACGCCCGGCTTGAGCCGATGCGCGCCGAATCTCACGCCGCGCGGCTGTTTCGGGCCTATGAAGGGGCGGATTGGGTGTGGGATTACCTGCCCTACGGCCCCTTCGCGAGTGCCGCGCAATATCACCGCTGGATGCGCCAGATGGAGGGGCAGCCGGACCCGGCGTTTTATGCCATCCGCAATTCGGAGACCGGGCATTGGGGTGGTGTCGCGTCCTACCTTCGGATCGCGCCGGAGGCCGGGTCGATCGAGGTTGGCCATATCAACATGGCCCCCGAGATGCAGCGCAGCCGCGCCGCGACAGAGGCGATCTTTCTGATGATGCAATGGGCGTTCGAGGCCGGGTACCGCCGGTTCGAATGGAAATGCGACGCGTTGAACGCCCCGTCGCGCCGGGCGGCGCAGCGGCTGGGCCTCAGCTACGAAGGCGTGTTCCGGCAGGCGGCAGTGGTCAAGGGGCGCAACCGCGACACCGCCTGGTTTGCCGCCATCGACAAGGAGTGGCCGGCCCTGAAGGAAGCTTTCGGCGCCTGGCTGGCCCCGTCCAATTTCGACGCTCTCGGCCGCCAGCAGGAGCGGCTGAGCGATCTGACCCGCCTGGTGCGCATCCATTCCGACCCGGAACAGGATCCGCCCGCCCGTGCCCGCTAG